The genomic region ATTGAACCGACGAAATTTCACAATCCGGCTTTACCTTTTAAAGAACCTTATTGGGATGATGCACTTAATCCGACAAGCGATAAGGATGTTTTTTTCGGCCGGATACGCTATAGCAAAGATTCGCTCAATGAAAGTAATTGGAAATATGTGTTTTCACTTTATGACAAACGGGAGAATTCCATTCGGCATTGGTTTCCGGTAAACGACATACACTTGTTTAGCAGCGGCTATTTGTATAAAAATCCATTCAATGGAATTGTTTACCAGGAAGTGTGGCGTATGGATAAGCAACAGACGGCGGAAAAAGGCTATATTCCACCCACACGACACGTGTACCAATCGGATGACGAAGGACAAACATGGAAGGAAAGCCTTGAAATGACCCAAACTTTTGCGAAATACGATCTGGAACATATTGAATTTCTGGATTCCGATTTTGCGGTTGGTTACGGACGAAAAGAAGTGCAACATAAAACAAGAAAGTATACCATTAAACGGGTAACCTATTACCTTTTGAAAAATGAAAAAGTAGTGGATTCAATACAAATAACAAATGATTTCTATGAGGCTATTAATTATCTGGAAGGCCATAATCACAGTTGGTTTGCGGTGAATGACGCCATGGTGTTGGGAACCTGGAATTATAATTTTAGCGGAGATTCCGAAAGACCGCACTTTCAGGTTGTCCTTTTTAGAAATCAGAACAGTTGGGAGTTTAAAGTCGAAGAAATACAAGATCCCCGTTCTCCGTTCTCCGGTTCTGTAAAGAGGGACGAAGATATTTTTATAGGATATCATAATTTTCTTCTGATCAATAAAAAAGAACTGAGGTTTAAAAATAATTCGGGAAGCTTGCGCTTACAAAACCAGGTTGCCGATCATCCGTGGAATTCCGGGGTGGTTGTTCTCGAAAAAGAGGATCAGATTTACCTGTTGGATAACAGCAATGGCTTTACCTATTTTTCCTTCGATGGCGGCAGAACGTGGTATATCTATCCGAAACCACTGGAACAGCGTTCGGACTATCAGTTTTTGGAAATTGATGATCAGGGTATAATTTCGTTTTTTAATCCTTCGAAACTCTATAAGGCATTTTACCAATTTATACCTGAATCATAAGTGTTGCTTTGGAGAAAGTAGCGAAATGATGCCCACAAAGGTCGGAATACCGTTTGAAACCTTTGTGGGTCGTCGGGTTCTACAATAAACAATTACCAATTGACATAGGTGAACTGGGTTTGCCAGGGGAGTCGTATCATACTGATTCCCCAGGATAGTTTGTCCATTAAAATATCCTGTGTTTTGCGTTCGACTATAAGTGTCTGACTGTCTACGGTTAATTTTCCGGGGCGCTGAAAAAATTCGTGTTGTAACAATCCTACCGATGCCGTTTTCATAGCACTCCAGTTTTGTTGTACGGCTCCGATTACTTTTGCTGCTTCGGTTTTCTGTTTCCGCGTAAGTTTGACATGCCGGTTAATACTTTGATGTAGTGGAAAATTACACAAATATTTTTCGAAAAGCATCGCACTTTCGGGTTGGTTGGTTTTTCCGGTAGCAATATAATGCAACAGATGAATGCCGGTTTCCGGATCGGTAAGCGTATTGGTTTTGGGATCCATCAGATTGCAATGTTTAAAAAGATTGGCAATAAAAGGATGAATAAGCACAAGTCCTGCATTTTGCACCTGAAGGTCATTTGATACCTCATCGGTTATCGGAGTTTTCTGCTGCGTTGTTTGGAATAACTCAGGAGTGATTTTATTTTGTGCTGTTTTTTGGAATTCCTCTTTATCCGGATGCTTCTGGTTGCTTTTGGATGTCTTTTCGGGCGTCTTTTCGGGCGTCTTTTCGGGTGTCTTGCCGTTTGTTTTGTTTTTTGTCTCGTTTTCTGTCTCGTTTTTTGTCTCGCGGAATGTACTATAGGGAACACGCTGTTCGATAAAAGGAAAAATAGCTTTTATTTCCTCCCAGATCTGTTCTTCGGTTTCCGGATTTTTTGCGGCTTTTAAGAGCGGTATTGTTTTGATAATCTGTTGAATTATAGTTGTTTCTGAGTTCGTAAGGTTGTTCGATACGAGTGTGGATATGGTTTGTAAAATTAAAGACCATAGCACTTTTCGATCGGCAAAAGACGATCCGGAAAGTTGTTTTATAATAGCACTTTTAAGTGCGATTTTTAAACCTTTAGATTGTATCACGGCCAAACAGATTTGTGCGATCTGGGCATCGGTGAACTGATTGATAATGCGTTCCTGTACTTTTGGTTTTTGGATGCGGAACACAATTTTGGCTACAAAAGCTTTTTCGGAAATGATTTTTCTAAACGGAATGGATTCAAAAATAGCAGCCGATGTTTCATTGGTATCCCACCAGGGCATAGTACCTGTTTCTATAAAATGAATAAAGGTCTGTAGCAATTTTTCGGTTTCTCCCAGAAAATGGATTCCGGGATTTTCGGTAGTCCCATAATTCGGATTCCGATCATAATTTGAGTCGTAGCCAGGATCAGAACCATAATTCGGATTTTCGTTATGATTTTGTCCGTAGCGCGGATTTTGACCATAATTCGGATTTTGGTCATTACGCGACTTTTGGCGATGACCCTGGTTTTGGTTCTGATTTTGCCCGCGACTTTGACTTTGTCCATTAGGCTGACCCTGATCATAGTTCGGGTTCGGGTTCGGGTTTTGCCTGTGATTTTGGTTGTGGTTGTGGTTACGGTTTTGTCCGTTATTCAGACGTTGTTCATCATTCCAACTTGGTTCGTAATCTTGATTTTGTCCTGCAACCTGATTTTGTCCATTGTTTTCATGTTGCCTTTGGTTGTACTGTTGATCTTGGCTGTGTTTTGGGTTATAATACTGATTTAGGTTTAGATGTCGTCGCTGACTTAGATACGGATTCAGATGCTGACCCGATCCGTTTTTTATTATTTCGGCAAGTTCCTTTCGGAACGCTGTTATAACGTCATTTTTTAATGTGCCGTTTAATATCGTATTTGATGATGATTCACAATGATTGACGTCGACAACCAACTGTGCAATCTGTAAAGTGTGAGCCGGTATTTTGGCCTGTACAGTGTTAAGATGTTTTTCAAGTTTAGGAAAAACATCCATAGCTAAAAAGCTACTGATATCATCTTTGATCGCATACGCCTTTTTCCTGTTGTTAACCGAAACCTCAATGATAACTTTATGTATAATATGGGTGTGTTCCACTGTGCAATTATTTTATAAATCAGCTACTTCTAAATTATTCGAATTCTCCGCCCCAAAAACCAGCCGGGCAACTACTATATTTTGACTTTTGCTTGGCACTTAGCCTGCAACCACAACCTCTTATATAGCCTTCTCTTGGCATTTTTGAAACTTCTAATGTCAATGGCTCAATCCATCGTTGCGTATCGCAGCTGTTACCGTTTTTTAAAGGGCAGGCATTACAGATGGTTTCCCTTTTTGCAAAAATGTATTCGTCGCTTTCATTTGTGAATCCGATTTTAGAACGAAACTCATTAAAATGACCATCTGCAATCTCATTGCGTTTTTGGAAAAGATTTTTAAAATTCATCGGGTTTAGTATTAAAATTATACCGCCAAAATTATTAGAAGTGATCGCATCAGGCTAGTTATTAGTCGTCTGGATTCTGTCTTTGCAGTAGATCGCAATTTGAAAAAAGGGATGAAATATGACGCAATCCTTTGCCGTATATGGGGATGCGGGATCGGTTTTGAGGTTCTTTTTTCTGCTAAAAGGAACTGGTATCCGACTGTTTTTTCTGATGTAAGTGCGATGAGGTGTGTTTAAAATGGTTCGTTACTTGATTTTATTAACGGCTTGCTGTAGTTGCATTGTTAATATTGTCCTTGTTTTTGGTTTGTAAACATGACTATAAGAGGTTTTTTTATTTTTTATGGTGCGAATTGCCTCTTAAATACCTGAGTTTATGCGGGATTGCGGACTTAAAAGAGTATACGATTTTAGGAAATAGTGGTGTTTTTAAGTAGCAGTATATCAGTTGATTATAATTTATTTTTTGTCGATCGCTACAATTGGCCATAAAAACGACTTACTGCAAAGACAGTTTTACGGGGGCAAAATATTCGTTTTTTCGGAAGCTGTGATTGTATGTTTGCATCGTGATAATCAACAATAGAAAATTATGATTTATAAAGTATTAAAAGCATTAAGCGACAAGCTTGATCATGAACTAAATCTTCCGGATCCGGAGTACCCGGTTCAGGAGCCGGTAGATGTGGTGATTGATAGTATAGCAAAAGAAGATAATGATGCGACAGCGATTAGCAATAAGGTGGTCATTTCATTGTTGAGCGCAGAGGAAGAATCGGCATTAAAAAATACATCAAGGTATGAGCCTATTTATCCTGAAGGTTCTACGGTACCTAGAGGTTATAAGAAAAAGAATCCGACAGCTTATCTAAACCTGTATGTGATGGTTGCGGCAAACCGTGATAACTATGAAATCGCACTTCGGAATATTTCTAAAGTGATTCAAACCTTTAATACCGAGAAAACCTTTGTTAATGAAGCACAGGGATTCAGTATTAAACTACAACTACACCCACTTCCTTTCGATCAGTTGAGTTATGTGTGGGGATTGCTTGGAGGTAAAGTAATTCCGTCTGCTTTATACAAAATAAGCATTGTGAAAATCCAAAAAGCTGGAGAAACCTATCCGGAAATAATCGAGGATATCGATATCCTAAGAAGAGAAAAAAAAATCTAAGAAAATTATTATTAACCTAAATTTTTAAAACATGTCAGAATTTAAAACTCCGGGCGTTTTTATAGAGGAAATCCCAAAATTTCCACCTTCTGTAGCTCAGGTAGAAACGGCAGTACCGTCATTTATCGGCTATACCGAAATAGCGCTTGACAAAGAAAACAAACCGTTGAAAATGGTGCCTACGAAGATCAGCTCTTTAATGGACTATGAAACGTATTTTGGAAAAGCTAACAAAGAAAGTATCAAATTACAAGATACTGTAGATGAAGGCTTGACCCTGGTAAAACCGAATGTAAAGTTCCTAATGTACTATTCCATGCAAATGTATTTTGCAAATGGTGGCGGTCCGTGTTATGTTGTTTCTGTAGGTGACTATATTGGCGATGTAATAAACAAAAGTGATCTGAAGTTAGGTCTGGAAGCTTCTGCTTTGCAGGAAGAGTCGACAATTGTTGTTTTCCCAGATGCAACATCATTAACCGATCAGGAAGAATTTTATGCACTTTACCAGGATGCCATCGCACAGGCCGACGACTTAAAAAACAAATTCCTGATCATGGATACTTTCCTTGGGGAATCAAAAAGTGAAGATGAGGACACTGGTTTTAATACCGTTGAATTTCTTCGAAACAGAATCGGACGAACCATGCATGCTGCAGCGTATTTCCCGCATTTGAAAACCGTATTAAATTATCGTTTCAATGAAGACCTAGCAATCGATCATGCCGGATTGCAGCCAGCCAATGCTACCGGTGGTTTTTTCGCAGCTTCTGTGGCCGATTTGAACGCGTTAAGTCTTCTTGCTACGGCAGAATTGGCCGGTGCAACAGAAGAGGAACCTGCTGATACAAAAATGCTTATCGATATTGCGAAGAGTGTTATTGCTATCGTAGAAGAAGTGAATGTTACGGCCGATGGTAAAATTTCGTTAGTGGATGTTCAATCGTATTTACAAGATCTTCAGAATGAAGACGAAGATCGTGATGTCGCTGATATTACGGGATATATTACCACTTTAAAAAATGCGGTAGATCTCGCTCAGGATAAAAAAGGAGATGCGCACGGATTAAAACTGGAAGCGTTAAAAACTACAAATTCCGTTTTATACAATCAGATTAAAAAAGTAATCGGCGAATTAAAGGTGGTATTACCGCCGTCGGCTACAATGGCTGGAGTATATGCTAAAGTTGATGGTACACAAGGGGTGTGGAAATCACCGGCGAATTTAGGACTTAACTATGTAATCGCACCAACCCAAAAAATTTCAAACAAAGAACAGGAAAGCTTAAACGTAGATACAAACGGAAAATCGATTAATGCAATCCGCACGTTCACCGGTAAAGGAAACCTGGTTTGGGGTGCCAGAACTTTCGATTCAGAAGACACAGAATGGAAATATATCTCGGTGCGTCGTCTTTTTGATATGGTTGAAAAATCAGTTCAAAATGCAATGCAGCGATTCGTTTTCGAAACCAATGACGCCAATACCTGGGTAAAAGCGAAAGCCATGATCGAAAATTACCTGAACCAGTTATGGATGAATGGTGCCTTAGCGGGATCAACTCCGAAACAAGCCTACTACGTTATCGTTGGTAAAGAAACAACAACTGATCAGGACGTTTTGGAAGGAAGAATGAATATCGAAATCGGTATGGCAGCAGTTCGCCCTGCAGAATTTATTGTGTTGAACTTTTCACACAAATTACTAGAAGCATAAAAATTAGATAAACAATTAAATACAGCAAATTATGAATGAATATCCATTAGCGAAGTTTTCCTTCGAAGTTGATTGGGGTGGAACAAAATTAGGTTTCACGGAGGTTACCGGAATGCAGATTGAAACTGACGTTACGGAATACAGACACGGAGCCAGCCCGGACTTCAGTAAAATCAAAATGCCGGGACTTAGAAAGTTCTCCAACATCACGTTAAAACGTGGTTCTTTCAAAGGAGACAACGAGTACTTTACGTGGTTAAACACGATCAACCTGAATACGGTAGAGCGTCGTTCGGTTACGATTTCACTTTTAGACGAAACCGGAGCACCGGCAATTACCTGGAAAGTGAAAAACGCATTCCCGGTTAAATTACAGGCCAGCGACTTAAAAGCAGATGCAAGTGAAGTGGCTATCGAAACCTTAGAGATCGCTCACGAAGGATTAACAATCGAAAACAATTAATAAATAACTTTTAAATTAAAACACATGAATTACAAAACACCAGGGGTTTACGTAGAGGAAATTGTAAAATTCCCACCATCAGTGGCGCAAGTAGAAACAGCTATTCCGGCTTTTGTTGGATATACTGAAAAAGGACCAAAAAATGACCCAACAAGAATTGCTTCCTTAATGGAGTATGAAACACTTTTTGGAGGTGCAGAATTTGAAAAAACAGCAATCACATTAGACGTACTTGATGAAGTAGCTACAGCAACGGTAACGGCAGCCAATTTAAGTAAATTTAAAATGTACTACGCATTGCAAATGTATTTTGCAAATGGCGGTGGTCCTTGTTATATCGTTGCTGTAAATCATTATAAAACAGGAACTACAGTAAATGCAGTGGATTTTGACGAGTTGGTAGATGGACTAGATCTATTGGAAAAAGAAGACGAGCCAACATTAATCGTATTCCCGGATGCTGAAGCTTTAGGACAAATCGACGCTTGTACTTTATACGTAAATTCCTTAAATCAGGCAGAAAAAATGGGTGACCGTTTTGTGATTATGGATGTAATTGGGGATCTTGAAATTTTCAGAACTAAAGTTGAAGCAACCGGTTTAAAATACGGAGCAGCTTACCACCCAAAATTAGAAACGGTTTTGAGCTACAACTATAAAGATGAAGAAGTTGCAATTTCGACCTATAAAAAGACTCTTCCAAATGGAACAACACAAGCTGTAGCGGATGCACCGGAACTTCTTAGTGAATTAAAAGGAAATAACTCGGCTTTATACAACCAGGCGAAAAAGGCAATTGCTGCACAACGTGTTGTTTTAGCACCATCTTCAGCAATCGCTGGAGTTTATGCAAAAGTGGACAGCACTTCTGGAGTGTGGAAAGCACCGGCAAACATTGGTCTTAACTATGTAATTGCTCCGGTTGAAAAAATTTCACATAAACAACAGGAAAGCTTAAACGTTGACTCTAAATACGGAAAATCAATCAATGCGATCCGTACTTTTAACGGTAAAGGTACTTTAGTTTGGGGTGCCAGAACATTAGACGGAAACAGCAACGAATGGAGATATGTATCAGTTCGTCGTTTCTTTAACATGGTGGAAGAATCAGTTAAAAACGCAACAGAACGTTTTGTATTTGATGCTAACGATGCGAAAACATGGACACGTGTAAAAGCAATGATCGAAAATTTCCTTAACCAACAATGGATGAGTGGTGCCTTAGCGGGATCAACTCCGGAACAAGCCTACTATGTGAGCGTTGGTTTAAACGAAACAATGTCGGCTCAGGATATTTTAGAAGGTAGAATGATCGTTGAAATCGGTATGGCAGCAGTTCGCCCTGCAGAATTTATCGTGTTACGCTTTTCACACAAATTACAAGAAGCATAAAAATTAGATAACAATTTAAATACAAAAAATTATGAATGAATATCCATTAGCAAAGTTTTCCTTCGAAGTTGATTGGGGTGGAACGAAATTAGGTTTCACAGAAGTGACCGGAATGCAGATTGAAACTGACGTTACGGAATACAGACACGGAGCGAGTCCGGATTTCAGTAAAATCAAAATGCCGGGACTTAGAAAATTCTCGAACATCACGTTAAAACGTGGTTCTTTCAAAGGAGATAATGAGTACTTTACTTGGTTGAACACGATCAACTTGAATACAGTAGAACGTCGTTCGGTTACGATTTCACTTTTAGATGAAACCGGTGCACCAGCTATTACCTGGAAAGTGAAAAACGCATTCCCGGTTAAATTACAGGCTAGTGACTTGAAAGCGGACGCCAGTGAAGTTGCTATCGAAACATTGGAGATTGCTCACGAAGGATTAACTATTGAAAATAACTAGTCATGGCAGGCGTATATCCTCCAACAAGCTTTTCGTTTACAGTTAGCGGAGTAGCATCAGAGGGTATTGACTCCAGATTTCAATCTGTATCTGGATTATCTACAGAAATTGGAACTGAAGAGTATGCAGAAGGAGGCGAGAACCGATTTGTTCATCAACTTCCACTGCGTCCAAAATATCCTAATTTAGTTTTAAAGCGTGGGCTTGTAGAAGACTCCGGATTGATTGAATGGTGTAGAGCTGCCATGGAACGATTCGAGTTCGCACCCAGAGATTTAGTCATTACACTTTCAGGTGGAACGGATTCAACAGCACCATCTATGTCTTGGAATGTTGTGGGGGCCTATCCGGTAAAATGGGATGTGTCCGAATTTAACGCCGAAGAAAGTAAACTGGCTATTGAAACGATAGAACTCAAATACAGATATTACACAATACCTTAAGCAAGCGGCCTAAGCTTGTCATTTGAATAGCAAAACTAAACACATAAAGTGTATTAGTTAAAGGTAAAATCTTAACTAAATCTTTTTTGAAAAAAAGGCGACAGTTTGATTGTTAAAATCAACCTGAATGGACGCTTTATGTGTTTGGTTTTTTAATAAATAGCGCTTTAAAGTGCTTATTGTCAGTGTTTAAAGCGTTTACTAATCCATTAAAAGCAAACGAAATGCCAATAGAAATAAAAGAACTCCATATTAAGATAAATGTGGACGAAAATGCATCCGGTACAACTGCCGATTCGGCAGATATGGAAGGAATCATGCGGGCAATCAGCGAAAGCGTAGAACAAATAGTAACTATTGAACAACGTAAAAAAGAAAGATAATGGGAGGATCAATTCAAAAATTAACTATTGGAACCTATAAAGATTCTAACTATGAAACCCGAATCTTAATGGGCGCTTTTAAAGCTTTTATCAATCCTGCAGGTTTTTCCATGACCTATAAATCAAATTTTGCAAAAGATCAGGCAATGGGTAGTTCGAAAGCGGATCTGAAATACGCCAATTCGGTTCCGTCGGATTTACAATTAGATTTTCTTTTTGATGGAACAGGTGTGTCCGAATCAAATGCCCTCAATAAAGCACTTAGCAGTGCGGCGCAAAAAGCCGGACAGGGATCGGCATTCGCAGCAGCCGCTGTGGCAAAACAAATAAAAGATTTTTATAAGGCTACAGGACAACTGGAAGGACGAATTCATAAACCCTATAATGTGATCATCAACTGGGGTGATTTTGAATTTTTAGGATTTCTGTCGGAGTTTACCATCGAATATAAATTATTCAATAATGAAGGAAGACCGTTACGAGCCATCGGAAAAGCAAAATTCACAGAATCTATTAGCCCGGAACTCGCAGCAAAAACAGATAAAATGAGCTCGCCCGATCTTACCCATAAACGAACGGTAGTAGACGGTGATACATTGCCTTTGATGACCGAAAGAATTTATGGAGACTCGAAATACTAT from Flavobacterium sp. WV_118_3 harbors:
- a CDS encoding contractile injection system tape measure protein translates to MEHTHIIHKVIIEVSVNNRKKAYAIKDDISSFLAMDVFPKLEKHLNTVQAKIPAHTLQIAQLVVDVNHCESSSNTILNGTLKNDVITAFRKELAEIIKNGSGQHLNPYLSQRRHLNLNQYYNPKHSQDQQYNQRQHENNGQNQVAGQNQDYEPSWNDEQRLNNGQNRNHNHNQNHRQNPNPNPNYDQGQPNGQSQSRGQNQNQNQGHRQKSRNDQNPNYGQNPRYGQNHNENPNYGSDPGYDSNYDRNPNYGTTENPGIHFLGETEKLLQTFIHFIETGTMPWWDTNETSAAIFESIPFRKIISEKAFVAKIVFRIQKPKVQERIINQFTDAQIAQICLAVIQSKGLKIALKSAIIKQLSGSSFADRKVLWSLILQTISTLVSNNLTNSETTIIQQIIKTIPLLKAAKNPETEEQIWEEIKAIFPFIEQRVPYSTFRETKNETENETKNKTNGKTPEKTPEKTPEKTSKSNQKHPDKEEFQKTAQNKITPELFQTTQQKTPITDEVSNDLQVQNAGLVLIHPFIANLFKHCNLMDPKTNTLTDPETGIHLLHYIATGKTNQPESAMLFEKYLCNFPLHQSINRHVKLTRKQKTEAAKVIGAVQQNWSAMKTASVGLLQHEFFQRPGKLTVDSQTLIVERKTQDILMDKLSWGISMIRLPWQTQFTYVNW
- a CDS encoding DUF4255 domain-containing protein, translated to MIYKVLKALSDKLDHELNLPDPEYPVQEPVDVVIDSIAKEDNDATAISNKVVISLLSAEEESALKNTSRYEPIYPEGSTVPRGYKKKNPTAYLNLYVMVAANRDNYEIALRNISKVIQTFNTEKTFVNEAQGFSIKLQLHPLPFDQLSYVWGLLGGKVIPSALYKISIVKIQKAGETYPEIIEDIDILRREKKI
- a CDS encoding phage tail sheath C-terminal domain-containing protein — translated: MSEFKTPGVFIEEIPKFPPSVAQVETAVPSFIGYTEIALDKENKPLKMVPTKISSLMDYETYFGKANKESIKLQDTVDEGLTLVKPNVKFLMYYSMQMYFANGGGPCYVVSVGDYIGDVINKSDLKLGLEASALQEESTIVVFPDATSLTDQEEFYALYQDAIAQADDLKNKFLIMDTFLGESKSEDEDTGFNTVEFLRNRIGRTMHAAAYFPHLKTVLNYRFNEDLAIDHAGLQPANATGGFFAASVADLNALSLLATAELAGATEEEPADTKMLIDIAKSVIAIVEEVNVTADGKISLVDVQSYLQDLQNEDEDRDVADITGYITTLKNAVDLAQDKKGDAHGLKLEALKTTNSVLYNQIKKVIGELKVVLPPSATMAGVYAKVDGTQGVWKSPANLGLNYVIAPTQKISNKEQESLNVDTNGKSINAIRTFTGKGNLVWGARTFDSEDTEWKYISVRRLFDMVEKSVQNAMQRFVFETNDANTWVKAKAMIENYLNQLWMNGALAGSTPKQAYYVIVGKETTTDQDVLEGRMNIEIGMAAVRPAEFIVLNFSHKLLEA
- a CDS encoding phage tail protein, whose amino-acid sequence is MNEYPLAKFSFEVDWGGTKLGFTEVTGMQIETDVTEYRHGASPDFSKIKMPGLRKFSNITLKRGSFKGDNEYFTWLNTINLNTVERRSVTISLLDETGAPAITWKVKNAFPVKLQASDLKADASEVAIETLEIAHEGLTIENN
- a CDS encoding phage tail sheath C-terminal domain-containing protein, with product MNYKTPGVYVEEIVKFPPSVAQVETAIPAFVGYTEKGPKNDPTRIASLMEYETLFGGAEFEKTAITLDVLDEVATATVTAANLSKFKMYYALQMYFANGGGPCYIVAVNHYKTGTTVNAVDFDELVDGLDLLEKEDEPTLIVFPDAEALGQIDACTLYVNSLNQAEKMGDRFVIMDVIGDLEIFRTKVEATGLKYGAAYHPKLETVLSYNYKDEEVAISTYKKTLPNGTTQAVADAPELLSELKGNNSALYNQAKKAIAAQRVVLAPSSAIAGVYAKVDSTSGVWKAPANIGLNYVIAPVEKISHKQQESLNVDSKYGKSINAIRTFNGKGTLVWGARTLDGNSNEWRYVSVRRFFNMVEESVKNATERFVFDANDAKTWTRVKAMIENFLNQQWMSGALAGSTPEQAYYVSVGLNETMSAQDILEGRMIVEIGMAAVRPAEFIVLRFSHKLQEA
- a CDS encoding phage tail protein, whose amino-acid sequence is MNEYPLAKFSFEVDWGGTKLGFTEVTGMQIETDVTEYRHGASPDFSKIKMPGLRKFSNITLKRGSFKGDNEYFTWLNTINLNTVERRSVTISLLDETGAPAITWKVKNAFPVKLQASDLKADASEVAIETLEIAHEGLTIENN
- a CDS encoding phage tail protein, producing MAGVYPPTSFSFTVSGVASEGIDSRFQSVSGLSTEIGTEEYAEGGENRFVHQLPLRPKYPNLVLKRGLVEDSGLIEWCRAAMERFEFAPRDLVITLSGGTDSTAPSMSWNVVGAYPVKWDVSEFNAEESKLAIETIELKYRYYTIP
- a CDS encoding DUF5908 family protein, which codes for MPIEIKELHIKINVDENASGTTADSADMEGIMRAISESVEQIVTIEQRKKER
- a CDS encoding LysM peptidoglycan-binding domain-containing protein, with translation MGGSIQKLTIGTYKDSNYETRILMGAFKAFINPAGFSMTYKSNFAKDQAMGSSKADLKYANSVPSDLQLDFLFDGTGVSESNALNKALSSAAQKAGQGSAFAAAAVAKQIKDFYKATGQLEGRIHKPYNVIINWGDFEFLGFLSEFTIEYKLFNNEGRPLRAIGKAKFTESISPELAAKTDKMSSPDLTHKRTVVDGDTLPLMTERIYGDSKYYLEVAKVNGIINFRQLIPGQELFFPPIAKI